TTAATGACTAGTCCCAATCACTCAGTGGCATCAGGATTCTACTGCAGAAGTGAGGCTTAATAGCATTCCTGTGGCCTTGACATTTAATAGAGTTAGAAAAGCTAACTCTTTAAGTATTCCACAGATGCAAAATAGATAAAGAAACACATTGAATCTACAAAACATTGAGCTTAGCTACTATAATATCTAACTAGTATTCATTGTTGCATCAGTCTAACAATCAGGAGCTAAGATTGACAAATGCAGCACTGACTTCTCTTGAATTTTTCAGTTACAAGCTTGGTATCTTTAGTCATGAGATGAagataaacttttttttttttttaaactgcgGCACGAAACTCACCTTAGATTGGTAGAACTGCAATCTGAAGAAGACTTGTTCTGCTTCACTGTGGAAAGACCAGCAGAAAGTCTGAGACAGAAGAACAAGTTTTTGAAGAGAATTGCAAGAGCCATACGTACTGAAATTactcaaatgcaacaaacataCGAGTACACAAGATAGATTACTAAAGAAAGACATGTCCTCAATAAACAGGATCAACAGagccttcattttttctttgtttttaccACTAAAATTATGAATAATATTAGGtggaatataaaaattttaactGCATGATTAATTCAAATCAGAGTGTATACTTGTAATCATAGGAGATGGGGCTGAGCTTACCTAATTGTAGTAATGATGGAGCATGCCGATCTTTAATTTGGTGCTGTTTAGTATGTTGTTAGTTATGTTTTGTTGCTAAGTCCTGCAGTAGTTTTAGGAACAGTTATATAGCTGTTGCACATGCACTAGGCATGTGCCTCAACGGCATTGTGTGCTTTGGCCACTTTTAGGTTTATAGCCCTATTATTACTCATTTTATGTactgcagcagcagcagctttCAAATCAGTTTATTTGGCTAAAGTTGTATCAGTTCTCTTCGGGTCTCATATAGCCTAGAAGCTAActcattcaaaattttctaatttctctCCAATTCTAGTAACTCAATGCTGCTAGCTAAAGTTCGGGCAGTTATCTGCACTGTATAGCAATTTTTTCAAGCAAGTAGGCATCACATTTGCTGCAAGTATACATGGGAAAAAAATTGCATAACAAGTTATGTAATAACTAAAAAATCACTAGTATGATCTTCAGAGAAAAATGTTGAATACCAGAAATGAAAACTGTTATAATTAATATCACCTACCCTCCTTCAGCCACAGCAGCATTATACAATGTATGAATCATGTAGAATTACTATCTTAATGCAGAAACTACTTGATTCCCAAAAAATCAACCCGATACCATCACTCATTAAGAGATCAAACTAATAACATTCAAATGAGTATGGCTCTAAGTCTTCATAGCTTTCAATATGACAATATCTGACCTTCAGATACAAGCAGCCAATCATGGTACTTGTGATTAGATGGTAATGAAACTCAAAAAGGATGATGAGGCCACATCCATTTTAAGTGAAATAGCTTGGAATAGTCAAATGATATTTTGGTATTTAGGCAGTGCTAAGTCTACAAATTTTTGGAACAAAgacattaaatagagtacaattTAGAATGCAAAAGCTTACCCAAGTAACAAGAAGAGTTCCATAATCTACGCAAAAAAGTGGCAAAAGAAACTTCCCCATCACATGGTTGGACTAATGTTATTTACTAAAGTAAAGACCTAATTACCAAAATACAGAAGGAAAGCAAAATAAAACTGAACAAAATAACGTAAATTATGTGGAAACATGGGGAATACCTGATTATCATTTAGCTTCAAGCCTTcaactgatatgcaagcactaTTGCATGTAGACATGAAAATCTGAAAAAGAAACCGGCCaagaattaaaatagaaaactcTAAATGCATAAACTCAAAGAGAATGTGATCTGATCAGAAGATGATCAACTAAAAGGTTTGCAGAATGAGATATCCAGCAGAAACAGTCTTTTGCAGGAGGGAACAAACAATGGAAACACTTTTCATAAGAGTTGCTGGCTAGAATAACCATCATCTACTAGAAGTTTGCTAAATGAAAACTCTTCCAAATGCAAGATAATGGTTGGTACTCTCCTCTTTCTATATGTTTTAAAACCCAGTCTATGAACAAAACAACTCTTTGGACAAGTGATTTCTGAATGAGGCAATAAGTAGGCTGCACCCAAGTAAGTTGAACAAGTTTCTTTTTTGTCCCCATCAGAAACTCTACAGTTTCTCCACTTCCAGATGGACCAAGTGGTATTATTTACTCAccaaaaatatattatatatgtgcatctctgtgtgtgtgtgtgcatatAAATGTATGTGTGTGCGTGTGTATATAAAGAACATACAATTTTATCTAGATAGTTTTGAATTCATGAGCATGTGCGTCCTGTATGTTTCTAAACTACTAAAAAATCTCCTCACTAAGAGTAACACTATAACATGGTTTAGTCAAACATGAAAAAAATAGTTAGAATTCTTCACAAGAGTTCATGGAGCAACAAAAGAGACCTTGTTAGTTTAGTAACAGATGAGAACATTTGGAAATAATGACAAAGAGAAAAAGACGAAGTGTCTGGATGCTTCTACAGTCCTATTGATAGAGAGAGGTGGCAAAAATCCACTAATGTTTATAGAGACGTGGGAAGGATGTGTCGAATGCCCAAGCATTGATTTGACATGCTTTTGATAACAAGGAACCAACTTGGGAGTTGTTTTGAATTCTATGGAgtttattttctgattttcgccagcaggggtattttagtaatTTGAATTAACTGCAGGAATTTTATGTTTATGGTAATTTTCTGTTTAGTAGTTATTTTTCGTAATTAGTATTTTAGTTGTTATAGGGAATAAGAAAGCTTAGCTTTCTAGCTTTCTACTAGAATTCTATTCTAGTTAGGAGTCCTAATTACGATTGGAATGAGCTTTGTTCTAAGGTCTATAAATAACCACTTCTCCACAAAGAGAAGTCAGTTTTTGGtcattaataaaattttcctgCAAACTTAACGTCTTCTTTAGGGCTGTGTGATACATCCCAACTTTAGGTGTGAGGCCTAAAGATTCCTAGGAGTGATTCCTAGAATTACCAATCAGTTTTCACCTTCTTAAGCATATTCTGCCATCCTATTATAAGTTCGGTGACATTCAATACGTAAGCTTTTCTACAAAGCAGTTGTGCCTACCCAGTTTTGGTGCTGCTTTAGTTTGGTAATCAAAGCAAGGCTTTCCCATGACGACAAGAAGAGGGTTGAATTTTAGGGGTCGATACACAGACAAGGAACAGGATAACATCATTAATCTTCTCTTAGAGAGGGTTGCTGCGTTAGAAGACAAAATTTTTAATACTGAGCAACAGCAAATTCCTGAATCTAGAGGCAATGGTGAGTTCAGATCTGTGGTCAAAAACAATGGATAGGAACCAGAGTATCTCGAACAGCCTGAACACACAATTGGGAATCAATCTGGTAGGAGTGAAAATGGATTAAATCAATCTTTTGGAAGGCCACAAGCTTCTCTTTTTGACATGGCTGATGAGATTGTTCAATCAGCAAGGCAAGGAAGACAAGACTCTTATGATTTTGCAGGAGACATCACAAAAAAGGTGAGAGTAGGTATCCCTGATTTCGATTGAAGAATTGATCCTAAAGTATTTTCTGATTGGCTCGCTACTTTGGAATGCTATTTTGATTGGTATGATATGACTGATGAGAGAAAAGTTAAGTTTGCTATCATGAAACTTGTTGGACAAGCCCAAGTGTGGTGGACAGGAGTCGAGCATGACCTTCGACTTGCTGGACAACTAGACTTGACATGGGAAGAGATGAAGCTGTGTTTGAAGAGAAAGTACGTGCCTCTACATTATGAAGCTGATCTTTTTGATGATACGAATAGCTTAACGCAAGGAAGAATGACAGTTGCTGAATATATGAATAAGTTTGAATAGCTGAAAATTCGCTGCAGAGGCACCGAAAGCTCAGCAAAAGCTTTATCCAGATTTAAGTTGGGTTTGAGACCTGAAATTTGCAAAGAATTGATGGGATGTGATATCTACACAGTTGATAATGCATTCCAACCAGCTCTTAGACTTGAAAAGAGCCTACAGCAGCCACTACTTAAGAGGTTCAATACTCAAGGTGGGGAGGTAATTCCTAAAAGATTTGCTGCAAATGGCAAGCCATATAAATCAACAGCAACTcaagcaacttccaagcctgcAGAGACAAAAACTAAGGCTTCCACAATCGATGAAAGAAACAAGAACAAAGATGGATGTTTCAAGTGTGGTTTGAAGGGACACATGCCATGGGAGTGCCCGAACAAGAGAAACTTGCACATTGGCACCGATTTCGGAGATAACAAAAATCCAGAGGTGGAGGAAGATGAAGGTGCTGATTATTTGACTGAGATAGCACAACTTAATGTTGATGATttggaagaggaagaagaagacacgtCTTATCTCTCGGTTGTGAGGCATATCCTTAGTGCACCAAAGTCACAAAAGGAAGACTGAAGAAGAACATCAATCTTTCAAACCTTAGTTTGCTGTGGACAAGAGACTAGAAAGCTAATTATTGATGGTGGCAGCAGCATGAACGTGGTTTCAGAGTCTACCGTACAATGGTTAAATTTGCCTACAGAGCCACATCCTGAGCCTTACAAGGTTGCTTGGATCAACAGTAGCTCTATACCAGTAACGTGACGTTGCTTGGTGTCCATTAAGCATGGACCTTACAGCGATACTATATGGTGTGACATTATTCCAATGACTGTTTCCCACATACTTCTTGGTCGACCTTGGCTATATGACCGAGATGTGGATCATAAGGGAAAGTCGAACACTTACTCATTCAAGTTTAATGACCAGTAGATTGTCTTAAAGCCTATGAGTGCTGAAACTATGAAGAAGTTTCACGAGAAGAAACCAACCAAACAAGAGAATTCAAGAGTTAATGGAGTGATCGAGACAAGGAAGAAGCCTCTTCAGATTTTGAGCAAGAAGCAATTTGAAAGGGAGAGCAAGGAGCAAGGAGTTATTATGGTATTAGTCTTCAAAGAGGTGAAAATTTCAACAGTTGTCAACTCTAAAGAAGTGCCTCCAGAAATTGTCAAATTGCTGTCCGATTTTTTCTGATGTAGCTCCTGAAGATTTGCAAGCATGGACTACCACCTATGCATGATATCCAGCATGCAATAGATTTCATAACAGGCTCTCAACTTCCTAACTTGCCTGCCTATCGTATGAACGCGAGTGAGTCTGGTGAACTTAAGAGACAAGTGGATGAGCTATTGGACAAAGGACATATTCAAATCAGCTCAAGTCCTTGTGCAGTGCCGGCTTTATTGACTCCAAAGAAAGACGGAACCTGGAGAATGTGTGTAGATAGCCATGCAATCAACAAGATAACAATCAAGTATAGGTTTCCCAtacctagacttgatgatatgatTGATATGATGGCTGGTTCAACTATCTACACTAAAATTGACTTGCGAAAGGGATACTATCAAATCAGAATTCGTCCGGGtgatgagtggaaaacagcctttaAGACGAAGGATGGACTCTGTGAGTGGCTAGTGATGCTGTTTGGCCTCTCTAATGCTCCCAGCACCTTTATGAGATTCATGACACAGATATTTCAGCCCTTTATTGGCCGCTTTTTGGTTGTCTACTTCGATGATATCTTAATTTACAGCAAAAACAAAGAGGAGCACATTGACCATCTTCAACAAGTAATGAAAGTTCTTCGTTAAGAAAAGCTCTatatcaacttgaagaagtgtACTTTCATGGCTCCTAGAGttttatttttgggttttgTCATTTCAAATGAAGGGATAGCTGCTGATCCGGAAAAGGTGAAGGCAATAGTAGATTGGCCGGTTCCTACTAATTTGAAGGAGGTTCGCAATTTCCATGGGCTAGCTTCATTCTATAGGCGATTTATAAGGGCGTTTAGCTCTATTATGGCTCCCATCACTGATTCCATGAAGTAGGGAGAGTTTCAATGGACAAAAACTACAGCTCAGGCTTTTGAAGAATTGAAGAAGCGAATGACCGAAGCTCCAGTGCTTAGGCTGCCAGATTTTTCTTAAGGTGTTTGAGATCGCATGTGATGCTTCTCATGTTGGGATTGGTGGAGTTCTAAGTCAAGAAAGTCATCCTATAGCTTATTTTAGTGAAAAGCTGAATGAGGCAAAGCAGAAATACTCTACTTATGACAAGGAATTCTACGCTGTCATTCAATCTATTCGCCATTGGCATCACTATCTTATTTATAAGGAATTTGTCTTATATACTGATCATGAGGCCCTCAAATATATAAATTCTCAAAAGAAGTTGAGTCATCGGCATGGCAAATGCGTTTCTTTCCTGCAACAGTACAATTTTGTTATCAAGCACAAGGCGGGTGTTGAGAATGAGGTGGCTGATGCACTTAGTCGTGTGCATCTTATTCTAAGTACTATGGCTGTTCAATTGGTTGGTTTTGATTCACTTAAGCAAGATTATCCTCGTTGTAGAGATTTCAAGGTCATATatgaggatttaatggctggTAAACAAGCAGAATATGCTGGTTTTTCCATCCATGATGGCTATCTTTTCAAGGGGACTCTACTTTGTGTTCTTAGTACTTCACTGAGGGAGGAGTTAATTTGGGAATTACATGGTGGAGGTGCTGCTGGACACTTTGGGCATGACAAGACAATTGCCATAGTGCAAGATCGCTTCTATTGGCCGAGTATAAGACGGGATGTTGGTAAGGCTGTTGCTAGATGCCAAATTTGTCAATTGGCCAAAGGGCGAAAGAAAAACACTGGTCTTTACATGCCACTACCCATTCCACATGAACCGTGGCAGGATTTGAGCATGGATTTTGTCCTTGGACTATCAAGAACATTGCAAGGTTATGATTCTATACTagtagttgtggacagattttcgAAAATGGCTCACTTTCTCCCATGTGCTAAGACTTCGGATGGTATCCATATCGCTAAGATTTTCATCAAAGAGATAGTTAGACTTCATGGACTGCCCATGACTATAGTTTCAGACAGGGATGTGTAGTTTATAAGTTACTTTTGTCGGACTTTGTGGAAGATGCTGCACACTAAACTCAAGTTTTCTCCTTCTTTCCACCCACAAACGGATGGTCAGACAGAAGTTGTTAACCGCAGCCTTGGTGATCTACTTAGGTGTTTGGTTGGTGATCATGTTTCCAATTGGGATCAAATTCTACCAATGGCAGAATTTGCTTACAATAGTTCAGTGAATCGATTGACTGGTTATAGTCCTTTTGAGGCTGTAACGGGAAATAATCCTCGCAAACCAATTGATTTGCTTCCATTACCAGTTAGTGCTCGTCCAAGCGCCGAAGCTGAGGCTTTTCCTAAGCACATTTTGGATATACATGATGAAGTTCGACGCCGGATTGCTACCAGCAATGAAAGATACAAAGCACATACAGATTTGAAGAAGATATTTGCAGAATTTGAAGAAGGGGATTATGGTTCGTATTCGGCCAGAGAGGTATCCTAAAGGTGTCTACAAGAAGCTACATTCAAGAAGTGCAGGTCCTTTCAAGGTTCTCAAGAAAATCAGCTCAAATGCTTATGTTCTTGAGTTATCAGATGATATGGGGATTAGCAATGTGTTCAATATTGAAGATTTGACTGCTTATGATGGGCATTTAGATGATTCAGCAGGTGGGACTTCTAAGGTTGCTCTTCCACCTCCTACACGCTTACATGAAGCAATTGAAGATGTTCTTGACCACCAAATTGTGTCCACTAGAGGGGGTGGCTACCAAAAATTTCTTGTTCATTGGAGGGGACAACCACGCACAGATTGTACATGGATTACCGAATCTGAATTTCAGAAGTTGAATCCAGATTTCTATGAGAGGTATCAGGCCATTAACTCGCCGGGGTCGAGTCTTCTCAAGCCGAGGAGAGATGATAGAGATAGGTGGCAAAAATCCACTAAGGTTTATAGGAGACATGGGAAGGATGTGTCGAATGCCCAAGCATTGATTTGGCATGCTTTTGATGACAAGGAACGAACTTGGGAGCTCGTTTGAATTCTATGGAgtttattttctgatttttgccggcaggggtattttagtaatTTGAATTAGCTGCAGGAATTTTATGTTTATGGTAATTTTCTGTTTAGTGGTTATTTTTCGTAATTAGTATTTTAGTTGTTATAGGGAATAAGAAAGCTTAGCTTTCTAGCTTTCTACTAGAATTCTATTCTAGTTAGGAGTCTTAATTACGATTGGAATGAGCTTTGTTCTAAGGTCTATAAATAACCACTTCTCCACAAAGAGAAGTCAGTTTTTGGtcattaataaaattttcctgCAGGCTTAACGTCTTCCTTAGGGCTGTGTGATACATCCCAACTTTAGGTGTGAGGCCTAAAGATTCCTAGGAGTGATTCCTAGAATTACCAATCAATTTTCACCTTCTTAAGCATATTCTGCCATCCTATTCCAAGTTGCTATTATAAGTTCGGTGACATTCAATACCTAAGCTTTTCTACAAAGCTATTGTGCCTACCAAGTTTTCATGCTGCGTCACCTATATTATGAGAAACAATTTAACTCTTTCAGAATATGCAGAAAACAAGAGTTTAAACTAAAATATTGAAATATTGTTGAGCTACCGCACAAATACTTTCTTGATTCTTTGGCACTCCAGAACATAGCAAAATTAGTACTCATTAGATGCCATTGTTACGAGTTAAGGCCAGAGACAATCACCAATGTTCTCTGAACGAAACAAACAATCATCAAGTCCAAAAGATTGCAGATGGAAACAGAATATTCAATTTCTAAAAATTATACACATATTCCTAACGATGGCAGAAATATAAAGGGAAACAGAAGGTTTTCGTACTTCCTTGAAAAATCACTCAGATGTTCTTGAACTCAATGTTCCACACATTAAAGAtcagaaaagaggaaaaatcatgaaaggATGCCATCCACATCTAACAGGGAAGGATTAATCATATGATTGCAATCACCATAAGGTATAAGAATCTAAGTAGCAAGTACAGCTATTGACAATGTAACATTGCAGTACACTGTGCAAGACAACTTGCGCAAAACCTTCACCAAAACCAAGGACAATAAAGATCGAAATCACAGCTTAGCAATTACATAATCAAGAAAAAAGATCAAAAGGAAAACTATCCaatatttgaaaataatgtTGGAAAACCAGAAAAAGGATATACATAGATATACCTCTGGCTGGACATTATTCTCAACCAGCATCTGAGGGAAAGAAGATACACCCACAGCTTAAATCACTTCACCAGAGTTTTTTCAAATAGTCTCTACAAGAAACCAGAGATCATTTCCACCAATTTATTTGCTTTTCTGATCTCCCCTTTTGAGCACAGTGAAGCAGTAAGCTCATAGGAAGAATCAAAGTCCAGGAATCCAGATATTTTCTCATCCTGACAACTGCAAGTCTCAGAAACGTTTTCTAGTTTCTCATCATTGGGTGCTCTATGGTCCAAATAATTCTCAGTAGTGCAGGTGAATGATTCAGATTTTGTTGTATTAGCCAACGTCATATCATGTGGCTCACGTTTTGCAGATGCATCATTAGAAATAGATCTCTTTCCAACAGGAAAAGACATGGATCCAATTTCATCAAGGATGGCAACAGCCTCCTGTATACTTCCTCTTTCACACAaaataacaagaaaattttgcaCATGCTCCATGTCAACTTCCGTGTCAATTGTATTCAGAAGATCAGTCACTGATTTTGCTTGAAGCATCTCCCTTAAAATGGTTCGAGATTCTTCCATCCTTCCTTTATCAACAAGGCCTCTTATTAAATACATGAAACCTAGGAAATCTGGTAATATCCCCTTTATCTTGAACTCCGAAAAGAACCACAGTGCTCCTTCACTGTCACCCTTTTGGCAATATGCATAGATAACTGCACTGACAGTAAACTCATCCGGCTTATGGTCTACTACTTCCAGATCAGAAAACAGTTTTAGAGCTTCCTGTATTTGACCTAACTTGCAATAACCATTGATCAGAGAGTTATAAACACGAGTATTGGGCTTAATGTTCATACATGACATGCTGTCAAATAGCCTTCTAGCATCCACTAAGAGTCCTTCTTTCGAGAGCGAGTTTATGAGTATAGCATATGTGGTTTCTGTAGgaatcaaattaatgtcctgCAACGAATCAAATAACCTTAGAGCTTCAACAAGACACCCTTGACGACACAGTCCATTAATAACTGCATTATAAGTTGCAATGCTGAGAGAAATTCCCTTATTCCTTGCAAAATCACAGAGATCTAAGGCCTCACCAAGATGTCCCTCTTTGCAGAGTCCACTAGTTATGCTAGTGTACCTAAACATATCCATATCAGGTAATTTGTCTTGTCCTCCCACAATCAGCTTGTATGCATCCAAAGCCCTACCATTTTTCCTCAGTGTCTCAAGAACACTTGCAGAAAGAGTGACACTTGACAAGTTCTCATTCATCTGTCTGAGAAACTTAAGAGCCTTATTGACATCATTCATGCACATGTAATCTAATAGGATTCTGCCTACCCTAGGTTCATTCATGCCACATTGTTTAAGAAACATAGTCAATATGATTCgagttaaaaaatttttaccATCTCTTAAAAAAGTTTTCAAGATTAGGTAGTAGGGCTTGCTCATCAGCATGAGTCCATTTGTCCTCGTCACCATGAAGACATCAAACATTATGTCAGAAGAACCCTTCCAATACAGGATACTAATGGCATTGTTACATAAAACTTCAACTAAATCACCACCAATATTTGTCATTCTTTGAACCAAATAGGAAGCTTCTCCTGCACCTTTAGTATCACAGGTCACATTCACCAACCTCATAAACAGCATCATATCTACTGACAAGTTTCTTTCAACCAGCTCCATGAACACCTCAATCGCCATATCAACCATACCATTCTTGCAGAGCCCATGAATAATACAATCATAACATGCAGTTGACGAAGAATATGGCGTCCTtctaaattgatcaaatatctcAAGTGCCTGATCAATCCTTCCTGCTTTACAGTAGCCATCGATCATAGTGCAATAAGTAACAGAATTTGCAGTCAAGTCCATTTCTGGCATTCCTTTGTAAATGATAAGGGCGTCCTCAAATAGCCCAATCATAAATAAGGCTTTGATAAGTATGTTGCACATGGCAACATCAGGAGATATTCCAGCTGCTTCAAATCTCTTTTTAGTTTGTAACATTCCTGCAGCATTGTTTTCTCCTACATAGCCATGTAATAGAGTACTATATGTGAAAACATCTCCAACTATGCTTTTTGAGATATCATCTGCTTCAGAAGTCCTTCCAGCTTTGCACAATCCATTAATAATAGTGTTGTATGTGACAATACTAGGCTTGATACCCTTGTTGTCCATCTCATCAAGAAGCCTGAAAGCACAATCAAAATCGCCCTTCCTGCAAACCCCGTCAATTAATATTGCATAGGTAAATTCATCCACCTCTATGGCAAAAAACTCAACCATCTTGAAGAAAGCAAATGCCTCCTTCAATTTCCCTCTCTTGCAGAATCCAAACATGATTGCAGCAAAAGTAATTAAATTCGGCTTCACTCCATTCTTTATCATCTTACTTAAGAACCCAactgccttttctacatttccTTGCTTCGAAACCCCATCTATAAGCACAGTATAAGCTACCACATCCATTTTCACTTTCGCATTAACCATCTCTCTGTATTTTCGAAATGCTTCCTCAATTATTCCTTCTGTAAAATATTCATAAATCCAATTACTATAAAATACAACATCGAATGACAAtccatcattttccattctagCTACCATTTTGGAAGCCTCCTCAATCCTACCAAGCCTAAAATAAGCACTCAAAAGAGCTGTATAAGTAACAATATTAGCCTTCAAAGCACCTGAATTTACAGCATTCTCATAAAACCCGACTGCAAGTTCAGGCTTCCCAATCTTCACAAAACCATAAATTACAGAACTACATACAAAATTATCAAAAGGATAATTAACTTCCCCACTACTCATCAACTCTAACACTTCAATAACTCTATCCATCTTCCCCTGAGAACTAAAACTATGAATCAAacaacaaaaagtaaaagaagaaGGCAAAATACCACCAATCTTCAAGAAATCTCGCAATACGTAAAGACCCTTTTCAGGATCATTCTCCTTTCTGCAGAAACCTTGAATTAAAGTCTCAAAGATTCGATTTTGATCAAGAATCTTGGTTCTCCCCATGTGGGTTCTCAAGAAATGTAGAGCTTCTTCATATTTCTGCTCTTTGAGTAGAGCTTTAGTGAAGATTGTCAGTGTTTGGGAGTTTCCTTTGATTTTGTTTGAGCTAATTTGGGAGAATaaataaagaatgaattttgatttttgggtttgggagaggaagaaaaggaagTTGTTGAAGTCCTTGAGTGTTGGAGTGAAACCACTTTTTAGAAGAGAAAGGAGTGATAGAGTCATGGAAGCCCCCCCTTCAATGTGACTTggttgtggtggtggtggtggggtgATGGACGGAGAAAAGTGGGCTGCGAATGCAGTGGAGGGGCGGTGCAGCGGCGGGGAGGCGGGGATTGGTGGGGCTACTTGGTGTTGTAAGTTTAGAGTTTAGACCATGTGTTAATTGCACTAAATTCCCTATGCATATTTCAACAAGTTACACTTTCCCCCCTTGGtttttttttaccttaaaaGGCGTCTTAcacgttattttaatttttatactaGTAACAACTTCTTTTACAATAAAATATAATGCAAAGGATCTATTAAATGAGTTGGTTATTAATTtgtgatttacttgtttaacttatttttatataattaatagTGAAAactaaatat
The Coffea arabica cultivar ET-39 chromosome 6c, Coffea Arabica ET-39 HiFi, whole genome shotgun sequence genome window above contains:
- the LOC140008821 gene encoding uncharacterized protein, encoding MAEFAYNSSVNRLTGYSPFEAVTGNNPRKPIDLLPLPVSARPSAEAEAFPKHILDIHDEVRRRIATSNERYKAHTDLKKIFAEFEEGDYGPFKVLKKISSNAYVLELSDDMGISNVFNIEDLTAYDGHLDDSAGGTSKVALPPPTRLHEAIEDVLDHQIVSTRGGGYQKFLVHWRGQPRTDCTWITESEFQKLNPDFYERYQAINSPGSSLLKPRRDDRDRWQKSTKVYRRHGKDVSNAQALIWHAFDDKERTWELV
- the LOC113691506 gene encoding pentatricopeptide repeat-containing protein At5g57250, mitochondrial-like isoform X1, with product MTLSLLSLLKSGFTPTLKDFNNFLFFLSQTQKSKFILYLFSQISSNKIKGNSQTLTIFTKALLKEQKYEEALHFLRTHMGRTKILDQNRIFETLIQGFCRKENDPEKGLYVLRDFLKIGGILPSSFTFCCLIHSFSSQGKMDRVIEVLELMSSGEVNYPFDNFVCSSVIYGFVKIGKPELAVGFYENAVNSGALKANIVTYTALLSAYFRLGRIEEASKMVARMENDGLSFDVVFYSNWIYEYFTEGIIEEAFRKYREMVNAKVKMDVVAYTVLIDGVSKQGNVEKAVGFLSKMIKNGVKPNLITFAAIMFGFCKRGKLKEAFAFFKMVEFFAIEVDEFTYAILIDGVCRKGDFDCAFRLLDEMDNKGIKPSIVTYNTIINGLCKAGRTSEADDISKSIVGDVFTYSTLLHGYVGENNAAGMLQTKKRFEAAGISPDVAMCNILIKALFMIGLFEDALIIYKGMPEMDLTANSVTYCTMIDGYCKAGRIDQALEIFDQFRRTPYSSSTACYDCIIHGLCKNGMVDMAIEVFMELVERNLSVDMMLFMRLVNVTCDTKGAGEASYLVQRMTNIGGDLVEVLCNNAISILYWKGSSDIMFDVFMVTRTNGLMLMSKPYYLILKTFLRDGKNFLTRIILTMFLKQCGMNEPRVGRILLDYMCMNDVNKALKFLRQMNENLSSVTLSASVLETLRKNGRALDAYKLIVGGQDKLPDMDMFRYTSITSGLCKEGHLGEALDLCDFARNKGISLSIATYNAVINGLCRQGCLVEALRLFDSLQDINLIPTETTYAILINSLSKEGLLVDARRLFDSMSCMNIKPNTRVYNSLINGYCKLGQIQEALKLFSDLEVVDHKPDEFTVSAVIYAYCQKGDSEGALWFFSEFKIKGILPDFLGFMYLIRGLVDKGRMEESRTILREMLQAKSVTDLLNTIDTEVDMEHVQNFLVILCERGSIQEAVAILDEIGSMSFPVGKRSISNDASAKREPHDMTLANTTKSESFTCTTENYLDHRAPNDEKLENVSETCSCQDEKISGFLDFDSSYELTASLCSKGEIRKANKLVEMISGFL
- the LOC113691506 gene encoding uncharacterized protein isoform X2 — encoded protein: MTLSLLSLLKSGFTPTLKDFNNFLFFLSQTQKSKFILYLFSQISSNKIKGNSQTLTIFTKALLKEQKYEEALHFLRTHMGRTKILDQNRIFETLIQGFCRKENDPEKGLYVLRDFLKIGEGIIEEAFRKYREMVNAKVKMDVVAYTVLIDGVSKQGNVEKAVGFLSKMIKNGVKPNLITFAAIMFGFCKRGKLKEAFAFFKMVEFFAIEVDEFTYAILIDGVCRKGDFDCAFRLLDEMDNKGIKPSIVTYNTIINGLCKAGRTSEADDISKSIVGDVFTYSTLLHGYVGENNAAGMLQTKKRFEAAGISPDVAMCNILIKALFMIGLFEDALIIYKGMPEMDLTANSVTYCTMIDGYCKAGRIDQALEIFDQFRRTPYSSSTACYDCIIHGLCKNGMVDMAIEVFMELVERNLSVDMMLFMRLVNVTCDTKGAGEASYLVQRMTNIGGDLVEVLCNNAISILYWKGSSDIMFDVFMVTRTNGLMLMSKPYYLILKTFLRDGKNFLTRIILTMFLKQCGMNEPRVGRILLDYMCMNDVNKALKFLRQMNENLSSVTLSASVLETLRKNGRALDAYKLIVGGQDKLPDMDMFRYTSITSGLCKEGHLGEALDLCDFARNKGISLSIATYNAVINGLCRQGCLVEALRLFDSLQDINLIPTETTYAILINSLSKEGLLVDARRLFDSMSCMNIKPNTRVYNSLINGYCKLGQIQEALKLFSDLEVVDHKPDEFTVSAVIYAYCQKGDSEGALWFFSEFKIKGILPDFLGFMYLIRGLVDKGRMEESRTILREMLQAKSVTDLLNTIDTEVDMEHVQNFLVILCERGSIQEAVAILDEIGSMSFPVGKRSISNDASAKREPHDMTLANTTKSESFTCTTENYLDHRAPNDEKLENVSETCSCQDEKISGFLDFDSSYELTASLCSKGEIRKANKLVEMISGFL